Within Desulfobacter sp., the genomic segment TGCGGCAGGATTTTAGCACGGCCATTCTCATGATCACCCATGACCTGGGCATCATTGCCGACATTGCCGACCGGGTCATGGTCATGTACGCGGGCAAGGCCGTGGAATCGGCCGCCTGCACACAGATTTTCGACAATCCCTGCCACCCCTATACCCAGGGGCTCCTGGGATCCGTCCCGGTGCTGGGTGCCAAAATACCTGGACAGCGTTCCCGGCTCAAAGAAATCAAAGGCATGGTGCCCAGCCTCTCCAATCTGCCGCCGGGATGTGCCTTTGCCCCCCGGTGCGACCGGGCCCAGGGAATCTGCAGAGAAAAAATGCCGCCCTTCGAGGAACGAAGGCCGGGCCACTGGGTGAGATGCTGGATGAACAATGCCTAATTCAAAGGCAAACCAAAGAGAGATGACCATGTTAAACAGTGAAACAACCACGCCCCCCCTTCTGGAAGTGGAAAACCTGAAAGTCCACTTCCCCATGGGCGGAGGGCTGTTTTCAAAAAATGCCCAGACCGTCTATGCCGTAGACGGTATCAGCCTTTCCCTGAATTCCGGGGAAACCCTCGGAATTGTGGGGGAAAGCGGTTGCGGAAAGACCACCGCCGGCCTGGCCATGCTCAAGCTCATCGATGCCACCGAAGGAAAAATCCGCTTCAACGGCAGGGACTATTCGGACAATGCAACGGCCAACTGCCCGGCCCTGAGAAAAGAGATGCAGCTCATCTTCCAGGATCCCTACTCCTCCCTGAACCCCAGGATGTCTGTCAGGCGGATCATCGGCGACCCCATGGAGATCCACGGGCTGTGCAATAAACAGGACAAGGCAGACAAGGTCGGGGCCCTCATGGAAAAGGTGGGCCTGCCCCCGGAATACCAGAACCGCTTCCCCCACGAATTCAGCGGGGGACAGCGCCAGCGCATCGGCATTGCCAGGGCCCTGGGGCTCAATCCCCTGCTCATCATCGGGGACGAACCGGTCTCCGCCCTGGACGTCTCCATCCAGGCCCAGACCATCAATTTGCTCATGGATATCCAGGAGGAGCTGGGGCTTTCCATGGTCCTCATCTCCCATGACCTGGCCGTGGTGGAGCATCTCTGCGACAGGATCGCCGTCATGTACCTGGGAAAAATCGTGGAAACCGGCACCTGCGAGGAAATTTACACCCATCCGGCCCATCCCTACACCCGGGCCCTGCTCTCTTCTGTGCCCATTCCCGATCCCAGAAAACAGCAGGAACGGATTCTGCTCAAAGGCGATGTCCCCAGCCCCATTTCCCCGCCCCGGGGCTGTCATTTCCATCCCCGGTGCCCCCATGCCTCAGCCGCCTGCAGGGAAAGTTACCCCGAAACCAAGGCGGTGGGCACCGGCCACCTGGTGGCCTGCCACAACAGCCCCTATTAACCCAGTGCAAAGGAAGAAAAATGAAACAGACCCTCCCCCTGCTGCATAATACCCACACCCACCCCTCCATCTTTGCCGCCATGAAAACCGGAGTGGACATCAGCAACGCCCAAACCAAGGCAGAGGCCCTGGCCGCCATGGACGCCCACACCGGGGATTTCATACTGGTTCTGGGGTGGCACAGCACCCG encodes:
- a CDS encoding ATP-binding cassette domain-containing protein; its protein translation is MTMLNSETTTPPLLEVENLKVHFPMGGGLFSKNAQTVYAVDGISLSLNSGETLGIVGESGCGKTTAGLAMLKLIDATEGKIRFNGRDYSDNATANCPALRKEMQLIFQDPYSSLNPRMSVRRIIGDPMEIHGLCNKQDKADKVGALMEKVGLPPEYQNRFPHEFSGGQRQRIGIARALGLNPLLIIGDEPVSALDVSIQAQTINLLMDIQEELGLSMVLISHDLAVVEHLCDRIAVMYLGKIVETGTCEEIYTHPAHPYTRALLSSVPIPDPRKQQERILLKGDVPSPISPPRGCHFHPRCPHASAACRESYPETKAVGTGHLVACHNSPY